One region of Halomicrobium sp. LC1Hm genomic DNA includes:
- a CDS encoding alpha/beta hydrolase translates to MTTDTSGTVHSEIAFHETPARTLRLDVYEPRESGPRPTVVLFHGGAFRSGEKTQLAEQARALADAGYVVVTPEYRLADEATFPAALIDAKAAVEWCRVEGAEYGIDPERLAAAGYSAGANLATLVSVTADEPGFEPEAYPGASSAVAAAVGWAGIYDLRCFDAEPDAHVDYLGGTREAMPEAYDFASPMDQTDVGTPPTLVVHGDADEVLPIEQARRYADAVDALSTGAFVVIDGGDHGFPDDAFDRTIEETDQFLTAQLGGQRDERRPPDDGPLDGRPLDDGPLGDGAAGEGLDTGKPTDDDRVGRR, encoded by the coding sequence GTGACGACTGACACCAGCGGGACGGTTCATTCCGAGATCGCGTTCCACGAGACACCGGCGCGGACGCTCCGGCTCGACGTGTACGAGCCCCGCGAGAGCGGGCCGCGACCGACCGTCGTCCTGTTTCACGGCGGGGCCTTCCGTTCGGGCGAGAAGACCCAGCTGGCCGAACAGGCGCGTGCCCTGGCCGACGCGGGATACGTCGTCGTGACCCCGGAGTACCGGCTCGCCGACGAGGCGACGTTCCCGGCCGCGCTGATCGACGCCAAGGCGGCGGTCGAGTGGTGTCGCGTCGAGGGTGCGGAGTACGGGATCGATCCCGAGCGGCTCGCGGCGGCGGGCTACTCAGCGGGGGCGAACCTCGCGACGCTCGTCTCCGTGACGGCCGACGAGCCGGGTTTCGAGCCCGAGGCCTACCCCGGCGCGTCTTCGGCGGTCGCGGCCGCCGTCGGCTGGGCCGGCATCTACGACCTCCGGTGTTTCGACGCGGAGCCGGACGCCCACGTCGACTACCTGGGCGGGACGCGTGAGGCGATGCCCGAGGCCTACGACTTCGCGTCGCCGATGGACCAGACGGACGTGGGGACGCCCCCGACGCTGGTCGTCCACGGCGACGCCGACGAGGTCCTCCCGATCGAGCAGGCCCGGCGGTACGCCGACGCCGTCGACGCGCTGTCGACCGGGGCGTTCGTGGTGATCGACGGGGGCGACCACGGCTTCCCGGACGACGCCTTCGACCGGACGATCGAGGAGACCGACCAGTTCCTCACGGCACAGCTGGGCGGTCAGCGCGACGAGCGGCGGCCGCCGGACGACGGACCGTTGGACGGTAGGCCACTGGACGACGGACCGCTGGGCGACGGCGCGGCTGGCGAGGGGCTCGACACCGGCAAACCGACGGACGACGACCGGGTCGGTCGGCGGTAG
- a CDS encoding ferredoxin family protein, which produces MAIDPEFEENRDIAEDHEGHSVWGPVEEPETLGIHGTHVAVDFDICLADGACLEDCPVDVFEWVDTPDHPESEIKADPAHEDQCIDCMLCVDVCPVDAIDVDPGRAGRI; this is translated from the coding sequence ATGGCTATCGATCCCGAGTTCGAGGAGAACCGCGACATCGCCGAGGACCACGAGGGCCACTCGGTGTGGGGGCCAGTCGAGGAGCCCGAGACGCTTGGCATCCACGGAACGCACGTCGCCGTCGACTTCGACATCTGTCTCGCCGACGGTGCCTGTCTGGAGGACTGTCCCGTCGACGTGTTCGAGTGGGTCGACACGCCGGACCACCCCGAGAGCGAGATCAAGGCAGATCCGGCCCACGAGGACCAGTGTATCGACTGCATGCTCTGTGTCGACGTGTGTCCCGTCGACGCCATCGACGTCGATCCGGGTCGGGCCGGCCGCATCTGA
- a CDS encoding electron transfer flavoprotein subunit beta/FixA family protein → MHTVVLTKGVPDFREGQVSFDEDGHLERGKTPTVMNPNDKHALRAALQTKVRNGGTVSLLSMGPPGYREVLQEGMADVYADDLFLLSDREMGAADTWATAMTVATGIEKLDAEPDLIFAGFKTADGETGHTGPQTAWCLEMPTITHVVALDIDEDEGSLRAKRLVEGDVSEIETVETDLPAFVVADPEFEPTYRKAAHRLRWKDLRAATQERAANLDLDEDVTVWDHEDLNLDPDYIGLDGSPTIVAGVDPIPKAPAEREATLVDGVDDEAGMERVFDELDAYAAGD, encoded by the coding sequence ATGCACACGGTCGTACTGACGAAAGGCGTCCCCGACTTCCGGGAGGGGCAGGTGTCCTTCGACGAGGACGGCCACCTCGAACGGGGGAAGACGCCGACGGTGATGAATCCGAACGACAAGCACGCGCTGCGGGCCGCACTCCAGACGAAGGTCCGCAACGGCGGCACGGTGTCGCTGCTGAGCATGGGTCCGCCCGGCTACAGAGAGGTCCTGCAGGAGGGGATGGCGGACGTGTACGCCGACGACCTCTTCCTGCTCTCCGATCGAGAGATGGGGGCGGCAGACACCTGGGCGACGGCGATGACCGTCGCCACCGGGATCGAGAAACTCGACGCGGAGCCCGACCTGATCTTCGCGGGCTTCAAGACCGCCGACGGGGAGACCGGCCACACCGGACCCCAGACCGCGTGGTGCCTGGAGATGCCGACGATCACCCACGTCGTGGCGCTCGATATCGACGAGGACGAAGGGAGCCTTCGCGCGAAGCGGCTCGTCGAGGGCGACGTAAGCGAGATCGAGACCGTCGAGACCGATCTCCCGGCGTTCGTCGTCGCCGACCCGGAGTTCGAGCCCACCTACCGGAAGGCGGCCCACCGACTCCGGTGGAAGGACCTCCGGGCAGCGACTCAGGAGCGGGCCGCGAACCTCGATCTGGACGAGGACGTGACCGTCTGGGATCACGAGGATCTGAACCTCGATCCGGACTACATCGGGCTGGACGGCTCGCCGACGATCGTCGCGGGCGTCGATCCGATCCCGAAAGCGCCCGCCGAGCGCGAGGCGACGCTGGTCGACGGCGTCGACGACGAGGCCGGGATGGAACGGGTCTTCGACGAACTCGACGCGTACGCGGCAGGTGACTGA